The genomic DNA GCGGCCGGTCGCCAGATAGGCGTTGATCAGGTACGCGGGGGCGTGGTCGCCGACCGAGTTCCAGTTCTTGCGGGACCGGTTGCGGCCGAGCGAGTCGGCGCGCGGGTCCATGGTGATCGGGTCGAGGTGGGAGAAGAAGCCGCCCCGGTCCTCGTCCTTGAAGTAGCGGTGGAACAGCGCGACGGTGCGGTCGATGTCCTCGAGGATCCGCGGGTCGCCGGTGATCCGGTAGGTCTGGGTCGGGCCGGCCAGCGCGTAGATCTGCTCGTACATCGGGATGGCGTCGAAGTCGTCGCCGAACTCGGAGGCGAAGACCTTGCGCTGGCCCGAGCTGGTGATGTCGATGCCGTGGTACCAGTAGGCGACGCCCTCGCGCTCGTCCACCACCCGCATGTGCTCGCGCAGGTAGTCGGTGCCGGACTGGGCCGCCTCCAGGAAGCGGTCCTCGCCGGTCAGCATGAAGGCGGTGGCGAGGCCGTAGACCAGCCGGGAGATGGTGTCGGTCTCCTGGCGGACGTCCTGGCCGGCGAACTCGGGCAGGTGGGTGCCGCTCAGGGTCAGCTTGGTGCGGAAGTTGCGCCAGTCGTACACCCCGTCGGGGAAGTGCCCGCGCAGGTAGAAGTCGGCGATCTCGGCGGCCTGCTGGACCCACCAGGTCGGCTTCTCGAAGACGTAGGCGCCGCGGGTCTCCTCGGGGAAGGTGATCTGCCGGGCCTCGATCCGCTCGCCGCCCTCCCACTGGTAGAAGAGGCCGTGGACGAAGACGAAGCGCCCCTCGGCGAGCATGTCCCGGGTGGATCCGCTGGTGTCCCGGCGCTCGTCGCCCAGGTTGCGCACGATCTCCGACCCGATCAGACCGTCGAGGTGGATGGTGAACTCGCGATCGTCCGAGGTCCGCAGGCCGAACCTGTCGTGGACCGGGTCGAACGAGGTGACGTAGCCGGCGATGCTGTCCGAGTACGTGCGGCGGGCTGCAGGTGCGCTCATCGGGTGACTCCATCGTCGGGCAGGGCGGTCAGGACGACCACGCTGCGGCCGTGGGCGTGGAAGAGGTGGCCCTCGACAGGGGCTTCCGCGCCCGGGGGGAGGATGTCGTTGGGGCTGGTCCGGGCCGTGTCGACGGACCTGGCCCAGTAGTGGCCGGGGAGGTGGGGAAGCTCGAAGTCCAGGCCGAGGTGGTACATGTTGAAGATGACGTGCAGGTCGGGTTCGCCGTCGAAGCCGGCCAGGGTGAAGCTGAGCACCCGGGCGTCGGTGTCCTCCCAGCCCGGCTGCTCCAGCCTGGTGCCGTGCCAGGTGACGTCCGGAAGATCCCGTTCGTTGCGGCGCCCGGAGAAGAACCGGGGCGCGCGCAGTGCGCCGTGGCGCTTGCGGAAGGCGATCATCTCGCGGAAGAACCGCTGGACGTCGACCTCCTTCTCGGCCTGCTGCCAGTCCAGCCAGGCGATCTCGTTGCCCTGGCAGTAGGCGTTGTTGTTGCCGAGCTGGCTGTTGCGGAACTCGTCGCCGGCCAGGATCATCGGCACGCCGCGGCTGAGCAGCAGGATCGCGGCGTGGTTCTTGATCTGCCGCACCCGCAGCTGGTCCACGTCCCAGGCGTCGGTCGGGCCCTCCACGCCGCAGTTCCAGCTGAAGTTCTCGTCCGAGCCGTCCGCGTTGGACTCGCCGTTGGCGTGGTTGTGCTTGCCGTTGTAGCTGACCAGGTCGTTCAGCGTGAAGCCGTCGTGGCAGGTGATGAAGTTGATGCTGTTGGTGGGGAGTTCACCGGCCTTGGCGAACAGGTCGCGGGAGCCGCCCACCCGGGTGGCCACGGTGCCGACCATCCCGGCGTCGCCGCGCACGAACCGCCGGACGTCGTCGCGGAACGGACCGTTCCACTGCGCCCAGCGCTTCCCCGGGAAGCGGCCGACCTGGTAGAGGCCGCCGCCGTCCCACGGCTCGGCGATGATCTTGGTGTCGGAGAGGATGCCGGACAGCTCGATCCCCCACAGCACCGGCGGGGTCTCCATCTCGTAGCCCTCGGCGCCGCGCGAGAGCTCGGAGGCCAGGTCGAAGCGGAAGCCGTCCACGTGGTGCTCGGTGACCCAGTACTCCAGGCACTCGATGATGAACTTCGCCACCGCCGGGTGGTTGGCGTTGATCGCGTTGCCGCAGCCGGTGAAGTCCATGTAGTGCCGGCGGTCCTGCGGCCACAGGTGGTAGTACACCTCGTTGGCCTGGCCCCGGAAGCTGATCGTCGGACCGTGCTCGTTGCCCTCGCTGGTGTGGTTGAAGACCACGTCCAGGATGACCTCGATGCCGGCCTTGTGCAGCGCCTTCACCATGTCGCGGAACTCGGTGATGTGGGTGCACTCGCACGGGTCGGAGCAGTACGAGGTGTGCGGCGCGAAGAAGCCGAACGGGTCGTAGCCCCAGTAGTTGTGCAGCGGCGCGCCGTTCGGGCCGGTGCGCAGCACCTGGCGCTCGTCGAAGTCGAAGACCGGCAGCAGCTCGACCGCGGTGACGCCGAGCTCCTTCAGGTACGGGATCTTCTCGACCACGCCGGTGAAGGTGCCCGGGTGGCGCACCCCGGAGGTCGGCGAGGAGGTCAGGCCGCCGACGTGCATCTCGTAGATCACGGTCTCGGACAGCGGGCGGCGCAGCGGCTCGTCGCCCTCCCAGTCGTAGCTGTCCAGGTCGACGACCATGGAGCGCATCGAGTAGGCGCAGTTGTCCTCCGGGCCGACCGCGCGCACCCGGTCCCACAGGGTGTTGACGTTGGCGCGCGCGTACGGGTCCAGCAGCACCTTGCGGTGGTTGAAGCGGGTGCCGGACTCCTTGGTGTGGCGGGGGCCGTCCATCCGGTAGGCGTAGGTCTGGCCGACCTTCAGCCCGGAGACGTGGCAGTGCCAGAAGTGGTAGCTGCGGTGCTCGTCCGGTTCGAGGTTGATGATCCGACTGGGTGCCAGGTCGTCGTGCTTGTCGAAGAGCAGCAGCTCGACCCGGTTGGCGTGCTCGGAGAACACCGAGAAGTTCACGCCGTCGGCGTCCAGCGTCGCGCCCAGGGGCTGGGAGCGCCCCGCCGTGACTCTGGCCCCGGCGAGGCCCTCCAGGGCCACCGGGATCTCTTGACTCGTTGTCATCGTCTCTGCCGTTTCTCTCGGTGCGGCTGGGAAAGGTGGCGCGGTGGCACACTCGGGCGTGGCGGCACTCGGGCGTGGCGCACTTCCGTCGCGGCGCGGTCAGGCCACGACGACGCGGTCCGTCTCCAGGGCGGCGAACGCCTGCTCCCAGTCGGTGAGTCGCGAACCCGGCTCGTTGAACATCTCGAAGGTGACCCCGGTCGCCGACGGCGAGTACAGGGCCTGCACGCAGGCGTCGGCCACGTCGGTGCGGCTGACCTGGCCGAAGCCCTGGTCGCCCTGCTCCAGTCGGACCCGGTCGCCGGCCGCGTGGTCGTCGATCAGCCAGCCCGGCCGGACCACCGTGTAGGGCAGGCCCCACTCGCGGAGCAGCTCCTCGCCGGCCCGGCGCCAGTCCAGCACCCGGCCGTAGGCGTTCAGCGGGTGGCCGCGGTGGGTCGCGTGCAGCTGGCTGACCAGCACCACGTGCGGCCGGGCGCCGCCGGCGGTGGCCGCCTCCAGTACGTTGCGCAGCCCCAGGTACAGGGTCGCCTCGGGCCGGTCGGGGCCCTCGTCGTCGGTGCCCGGCTCGACGCAGAAGACCACCGCGGAGGTCCACGCCAGCGGCTCGGCCAGGGTGGCGGGGTCGCGTACGTCACCCGGGGTGAAGGTCGCCCCGGGTGGCAGCAGCCGTCTTGCCGGCTGCACCGTACGCCCGAGTGCGCGTACCGTCTCGCCGCGGTCCAGCAGGCGCTGAACGATCAGTCGTCCGAGTCGGCCGGAACCGCCGACCACCGCAACGGGGCTGTCCATCAGGGTCCTCCTCTGAGCTGTGCTGGGCTTAAGGGGCTGTCCCGTTCCTTGGGCTGTACGAGGGTGCCGCGAGCCGTCGACCTGTCGGCAGGCCGGCCGAGCAAAACGTTTCTTCAGATCCGTGGGCGGCCGGGTCAGACCCAGCGCAGGATGTCGTCCGAGCTGGTCAGCCTGGTCCCCGAGGGCAGGTTGGCGATCGCCGGGACCTTCAGCCGCGGGTAGACGCTGACGCCCGAGAGACGGGTGCCGGGCCACAGGTAGGCGCCGTCGCCGACCGCCGAGTACGAGTCGAGCCGCACCGGCTGGGCCCGCTCCGAGCGGATCTCCACCATCGGCCCGACGTAGCTGTCCTTGATGTCCGCGTACGGGCCGACCACCGCCGAGTCGCCCAGCGAGGTGCCGACCAGGGTGGCGCCCTCCCGGACCTCGACCCCGTCGCCGATGTCCGCGTACTCCAGCCGCACGTCGTTGCCGATGGTCACGTGACGGCCGATCCGCACGCCCGGGCCGATCCGCACCGAGCCGTCGGCGATCTTGTCGGCCAGCGTGGTCCCGGTGACGTCGTCCCGGGTCACCAGGCTGGACTCGTGCACCCAGAACCGGGGCTTGTCGCTGTGCGGGGCCGGCATCAGCTGGTTCATCTGGGGGTAGTCGCCGGCCAGCACGTTGCGCAGGGTCACCAGGTAGTCCTCGACGTTGCCGAGGTCGCCCAGCCGGGCGATGTGGTGCGAGGCCACCGTGTGGCCGTGGCAGACCAGCCAGGGCAGCAGCTCGCCGCCCCAGTCGAGGCGCTGCTGCGCCTGGCGCATCAGCTTCGGCTCCCGGGCCAGCGCCCGCAGCCGACCGCAGTCGATCAGGTACATCCCCGCGTTGGTGGGGATCAGCGCGCCCGTGTCGCCCATCGCGTCCGGGAACACCTCGTGCACCCGGGCCAGGTCCGGCTTCTCCACGAAGCCGGTGACCCGCCCCTCGGCGTCGGTGGTCATCGCGCCGTACTTGCCCGACACCTCGACGGGGGTGCGGGCGACCGCCGCGACGGTCACCACGGCCCCGGTCGTCCGGTGCGTGGTCTGCAGCTCGGCCAGCGAGAAGTCGAAGATGGAGTCGACCGGCAGCACCAGCGCACTGCCCGTCAGGTCCCACTGCTCCAGGTTGTGCAGGGTCGCCGCGCCGGACCCGACGTTGTACCGGTCGAAGCTCGACCGGGAGTAGCGGACGTCGACGCCGTACCGCTCGCCGTGGCCGAGCAGCAGCTTGATCTGGCTGCGGTTCTCCAGGCCCTGGGCGACCACGTAGAAGCGGCGGATGCCCTGCTCGCGGCAGGCGTCGATCACCCACTCGATCAGGCGGCGCCCGGCGAACGGGATCAGCGCCTTGCTGCGTATGTAGTCGGCGGACTCCAGGGTGATGGGCTTGGCCCGCTCACCCCGGCCCCCGGCCAGGATGATCCCGACCGTGTCGACGTCTCCCCCGGTCATGTCATTCCTCTGCGTCGGCAACCCTGTCCGACGAGAGTCAACACGACTTGTAAATATCTGTCAATCATGATGTCAATACGATCGACCTGGGCCGCACCCGCCCTGCTCAAGCCCGGCTCGGGCGGCCTGTGACAGGGCCCCGTCAGCTGATCCATCGTCAGTCTCCGCCGCTGCCACGGGAGCTGACCGTCGCGGCCGGGCGCCGGACGGGGCCGGAGCGGGGGCGTTGTGCGCCGATTGCCCCGATCCGCGCATTCCCGAGCCATTGCGCGAATTTACAATCGTTCCGCGCCGCTTTGCCCCATTCCGACTGCGATTTTTGAACCAATCGCAACCCTGCTCCGTCATCCAACGTCGCTGCGCGATCACCCAATGCGCTATTTTTCACTGGTACACCATTGGCCGCCCGCCAATGGTCCGAGCTGTGGGGGCAGGCGTGGCAGGCGGAGGCGCGGACGATTTTGCGGTGGCGGAGCTGCGGCGGGCGGCATTCTTCGATCTCAGGGAGGGTGTGACGGATTCGGCGGCACTCGCCGCCGACGCGATGATCCGCCACCGCGAAGCCGGCGACTTAGTGGTCCACATGGTCCACCGAATCGAGGAGGAGCCGCCGGACGGCCGCCCGGAAGGCGCCCCCGACCTGCTCCTCTACGTCGAGAACGACCTCGGGCACGGGATCGGCCCGGAGGTTCGCAGTCCGTTCGGCGCCCGGCTCGGCGCAGTTGTCGAGTTCATGGCAAGGCTGGGACTCTCCCCCACCCGCTGCTTCGGATACGGCGATCACCTGGACGCCGCCGGAATGCTCTGCGTCGTCGGCAATCCGCGCGTCCTCGGCCAGGACCCGGAAATCATCGAATACGCCCGTGAGCGCGGCTGGCCGACATCCGGCGATTCGACCATCGGGATTTCGTAACGCCCCACCGGCGGTCTGCACCACTTACGCCCGGCGCATCCGACCGGCTCCCAGACTGCGCGACTAACCATTGACAGCCAGTCAAGCCGGTGTCAACCCCGTTTCCGCGCAACGCCGTTTTCACGCCGCCCTCCCGCCTCCGCCGCAGCTCGGGCCCCTTCCCGCCCTGCCCCCGCCCTGCCCCCGCCCCGCGCCCGCCCCCGTTTCAGCGCTCGGCCCGCGGGCTGAGAGCATGGACCGATGCGACCCCTGTACTCCGTGCCCCTCGGCATCGCCGCAGCCGGTGCCGCCTGTCTCGCCTACTCCGCCGGGTACGAAGTGCGCGCGTTCCGGCTGCGACGCGTCGAGGTGCCGATCCTGCCGGCCGGGGCCAGGCCGATCCGCGTCCTCCAGGTCTCCGACATCCACATGGTCACCGGCCAGGCCAAGAAGCAGCGCTGGCTGCAGAGCCTCGCCGGACTCCGGCCCGACCTCGTCGTCAACACCGGGGACAACCTCTCCGACCCGCTCGGCGTGCCCGCCGCCCTCGACGCGCTCGGCCCGCTGATGGAGTTCCCCGGCGTCTACGTCTTCGGCTCCAACGACTACTACGGCCCCGCCCGCAAGAGCCCCACCCGGTACCTCAAGGCCCTGCGCACCGGCGTCCACGGCCTCAACAACCCCGACGGCTCCAGCCGCCGCGGCATCACCGGCGCCGTCCACAACCCCTGGCAGGACCTCCGCGACGGCTTCGACGCCGCCGGCTGGCTCGACCTCAACAACGCCCGCGGCCGCCTCGACGTCGCAGGCCTCGACATCGAGTTCACCGGCCTCGACGACCCGCACATCCGCCACGACCGCTACGAGAAGGTCGCCGGCGGCCCCTCCGCCGACGCCGACCTCTCCCTCGCCGTCGTCCACGCGCCCTACCTCCGCGTCCTCGACGCCTTCACCGCCGACCGCTACCCGCTCGTCCTCGCCGGCCACACCCACGGCGGCCAGCTCTGCATCCCCTTCTACGGCGCCCTGGTCACCAACTGCGACCTCGACACCGACCGGGTCAAGGGCCTCTCCACCCACACCGCCGGCGGCCACCGCTCCTACCTCCACGTCTCCGCCGGCTGCGGCACCAACCGCTACACCCCCGTCCGCTTCGCCTGCCCCCCGGAGGCCACCCTCCTCACCCTCACCCCCGCCCCCCGCTGACCCGCCCCTGACCAGCGACGACGCCCCGCCGGGAATCGGATTTCGTCTCTCGCCGCACCTCCTGTAGAGTTCTACTCGTTGCGCCGGAGACGGAAGGCAACGAAGCAGGACCGGGGTATAGCGCAGCTTGGTAGCGCGCTTCGTTCGGGACGAAGAGGCCGTGGGTTCAAATCCCGCTACCCCGACTTCGTAACACCAGCTCAGGGCCGGTGACTCGCAAGAGTCACCGGCCCTGACTGCGTTTCGGGTGCCGTGCCGGAGCCGGTGGGGAGAAAGCCGAAGGGCCCGCACCGTGCGGGTGCACGGTGCGGGCCCGGGCTGCTCGGCGGTGCCTGGCAGCGGGACGTACTAGAGCGGGCGAATGTTCTCCGCCTGCGGGCCCTTCTGGCCCTGCGTGACGTCGAACTCGACCTTCTGGCCCTCGAGCAGCTCACGGAAGCCGTTGGCCTGGATGTTCGAGTAGTGGGCGAACACGTCGGGACCGCCGCCCTCCTGCTCGATGAAGCCGAAGCCCTTCTCCGAGTTGAACCACTTCACGGTGCCGTTAGCCATAAAAAATATCCTTCGAATGGGGAGGTTCGGAACCCACGGGCAAACGGTCCGGGCAGAAAAATGCGCCTGCGTCGGAACCAGCAGGCGCACACCAAGCTCAAGCTCATGGGAACCACAACTGCAACTACCACCGACTGTACCAGGGGCCGAACCGAAACGGGCGAATTCTCCGCACCCGTTTCACCACTGCACCTCTGACCTTCGGCGATGCCGGGAAGTCAGCGTGGCACGGGCCCCTCCCCGCGCGGCTGACCGGGCAATTCGCGCCGGAGATCCTCTCGTTTTACGACCATGGGAGGAATGCGGCCCGGGCTGGTGCCCTCTCCGTGGACGGCCGCAGAAAATCGCTTGCGGCGGGAATGCGGCGCGGGCGGACGGACCGGGCTACGCCTCCCGGCGGTAGCGGCCCGGGGGCAGGCCGTGGTCGCGTTTGAAGGCGTGGGCGAAGGCGTACTCGAGGCGTAGCCGACGTGGGCGGCGACGGCGCGCAAGGGATGGTCGGTGGTGCGCAGGAGGCGGGCGGCAGTGGTCATCCGCCACCAGGTGAGGTAGGCCGGCGGGGCCGGCCGAGCAGGTGCGGATCGTCGGGGAGGCGACGGGCCGGCCGGCCCGGTGGGAGGAGCTCCCCCGGGAGGACGCCCGCCGGCGGATGCTCGACAGCGGCCGGCCGTCCGCGATCGTGGACGGCGCACTCGATCACCTCGCCGCGCGGATCGCCGATCCGGAGCGGGCCGGCACCGCCGTCGAGGACGTCACCGGCGCACCGGCCCGCTCACCGCGTTCCCGGGCCGCCGACCATGCCGGGCTGCTCCGCTGAGGGAGGGTCACCAGGCCAGCGGGCGGCCGTGGCGGAAGAAGCCGCCGGTGGGGCCGGAGTCGGGGATGGTGACGGCCCACAGGACGCTGGCGGCGCCCGTGGAGACGGGGGCGCCGCCGCCTCCGCCCATGTCGGTGGCGACCCAGCCGGGGCAGACGGCGTTGACCAGGACGCCGTCGGAACGGAGTTCGCCGGCGAGGGTGCGGGTGAGGGCGTTGAGGGCGGCCTTGGTGAGGCTGTAGGAGGGGGTGCCGCCGCCCATGGAGGCGAGGGAGCCGCCCTCGCTGGAGACGTTGACGATCCGGGGGTGGTCCGACCGGCGGAGCAGGGGGATGAACGCCTGGGCGACCTGCCAGGCGCCGTACAGGTTGGTCTCCATGGTGCGGCGGACCTCGTCGAGGTCGACGGAGACGGCGCGGCGGCCGGTGTCGTAGTTGATCGCGGCGTTGTTGACCAGGACGTCGAGGCGGCCGAACTCGGCGTCGACGGAGCGGGCGAGCTCGTGGACGCCGGCGGCGTCCGTGACGTCGAGCGCGCGGGGCAGGACGGTGCCGCGCAGGCGGGAACCGCGGGTCAGGTCGGCGGCGGCGTTCTTGGCGGCCT from Kitasatospora terrestris includes the following:
- the glgX gene encoding glycogen debranching protein GlgX, which produces MTTSQEIPVALEGLAGARVTAGRSQPLGATLDADGVNFSVFSEHANRVELLLFDKHDDLAPSRIINLEPDEHRSYHFWHCHVSGLKVGQTYAYRMDGPRHTKESGTRFNHRKVLLDPYARANVNTLWDRVRAVGPEDNCAYSMRSMVVDLDSYDWEGDEPLRRPLSETVIYEMHVGGLTSSPTSGVRHPGTFTGVVEKIPYLKELGVTAVELLPVFDFDERQVLRTGPNGAPLHNYWGYDPFGFFAPHTSYCSDPCECTHITEFRDMVKALHKAGIEVILDVVFNHTSEGNEHGPTISFRGQANEVYYHLWPQDRRHYMDFTGCGNAINANHPAVAKFIIECLEYWVTEHHVDGFRFDLASELSRGAEGYEMETPPVLWGIELSGILSDTKIIAEPWDGGGLYQVGRFPGKRWAQWNGPFRDDVRRFVRGDAGMVGTVATRVGGSRDLFAKAGELPTNSINFITCHDGFTLNDLVSYNGKHNHANGESNADGSDENFSWNCGVEGPTDAWDVDQLRVRQIKNHAAILLLSRGVPMILAGDEFRNSQLGNNNAYCQGNEIAWLDWQQAEKEVDVQRFFREMIAFRKRHGALRAPRFFSGRRNERDLPDVTWHGTRLEQPGWEDTDARVLSFTLAGFDGEPDLHVIFNMYHLGLDFELPHLPGHYWARSVDTARTSPNDILPPGAEAPVEGHLFHAHGRSVVVLTALPDDGVTR
- a CDS encoding NDP-sugar synthase yields the protein MTGGDVDTVGIILAGGRGERAKPITLESADYIRSKALIPFAGRRLIEWVIDACREQGIRRFYVVAQGLENRSQIKLLLGHGERYGVDVRYSRSSFDRYNVGSGAATLHNLEQWDLTGSALVLPVDSIFDFSLAELQTTHRTTGAVVTVAAVARTPVEVSGKYGAMTTDAEGRVTGFVEKPDLARVHEVFPDAMGDTGALIPTNAGMYLIDCGRLRALAREPKLMRQAQQRLDWGGELLPWLVCHGHTVASHHIARLGDLGNVEDYLVTLRNVLAGDYPQMNQLMPAPHSDKPRFWVHESSLVTRDDVTGTTLADKIADGSVRIGPGVRIGRHVTIGNDVRLEYADIGDGVEVREGATLVGTSLGDSAVVGPYADIKDSYVGPMVEIRSERAQPVRLDSYSAVGDGAYLWPGTRLSGVSVYPRLKVPAIANLPSGTRLTSSDDILRWV
- a CDS encoding SDR family oxidoreductase — encoded protein: MDSPVAVVGGSGRLGRLIVQRLLDRGETVRALGRTVQPARRLLPPGATFTPGDVRDPATLAEPLAWTSAVVFCVEPGTDDEGPDRPEATLYLGLRNVLEAATAGGARPHVVLVSQLHATHRGHPLNAYGRVLDWRRAGEELLREWGLPYTVVRPGWLIDDHAAGDRVRLEQGDQGFGQVSRTDVADACVQALYSPSATGVTFEMFNEPGSRLTDWEQAFAALETDRVVVA
- a CDS encoding SDR family NAD(P)-dependent oxidoreductase gives rise to the protein MDSSASSAPISLVTGANRGIGRETVRQLAELGHTVLLCARDPQAAKNAAADLTRGSRLRGTVLPRALDVTDAAGVHELARSVDAEFGRLDVLVNNAAINYDTGRRAVSVDLDEVRRTMETNLYGAWQVAQAFIPLLRRSDHPRIVNVSSEGGSLASMGGGTPSYSLTKAALNALTRTLAGELRSDGVLVNAVCPGWVATDMGGGGGAPVSTGAASVLWAVTIPDSGPTGGFFRHGRPLAW
- a CDS encoding metallophosphoesterase, translating into MRPLYSVPLGIAAAGAACLAYSAGYEVRAFRLRRVEVPILPAGARPIRVLQVSDIHMVTGQAKKQRWLQSLAGLRPDLVVNTGDNLSDPLGVPAALDALGPLMEFPGVYVFGSNDYYGPARKSPTRYLKALRTGVHGLNNPDGSSRRGITGAVHNPWQDLRDGFDAAGWLDLNNARGRLDVAGLDIEFTGLDDPHIRHDRYEKVAGGPSADADLSLAVVHAPYLRVLDAFTADRYPLVLAGHTHGGQLCIPFYGALVTNCDLDTDRVKGLSTHTAGGHRSYLHVSAGCGTNRYTPVRFACPPEATLLTLTPAPR
- a CDS encoding cold-shock protein, with the translated sequence MANGTVKWFNSEKGFGFIEQEGGGPDVFAHYSNIQANGFRELLEGQKVEFDVTQGQKGPQAENIRPL